GATGTTTCGGTGCGGTTCTGCGGTGAGTTGAGCCGTCCGATCCGTCCGGTCGCGGATTACCAGGCGTATCAGCAGCTTCGACAGCATCTCAAGGAAATCAGGCCGGACATTGTTCATACACATAGTTCGAAAGCAGGCGTGCTTGGCAGATTGGCGGCGTCCGCAGAAAAGGTTCCTGTCATCATTCATACCTATCATGGATTCGGGTTCCACCGTTATCAAAATGCGGGAGTATTCAAGCTTTATGTTGCCCTGGAAAGAGAAGCCAGCAGGCGTGGTCATCATTTGATCTTTGTTTCCAAAGAGAACAGGAAGTGGGCTGAAGAGCTGGACTTACTCCAGAACTGTTCTGATTCTCTCATCCGCAGTGGAGTAGAAATCGACCCTTTGCTGCAGGCGGAACGAAGCGATGCCTTTCGCGAACAACTCGGAATCCCGAAAAAGGGGCAAGCGGTTGCAATGATTGCGTGCTTGAAACCTCAAAAAGATCCGCTCACTTTTGTGGAAGCTGCCGACATCGTAAGTCGAAAGATGCACAACGCAAAATTCCTGCTGATCGGTGACGGAGAGATGGCTGATGCCGTATTGAAACGCGCAGCAAAAATGCGGTATGCGCACAATTTTGTTCACCTAGGATGGCGCAGAGAAATTCCCGAGATTCTCGCAAATCTTGATCTGGTGGTGCTTCCCTCACTCTGGGAAGGATTGCCGCGAGTCATTCCGGAAGCCACCATTGCCGGCATTCCGGTCATTGCAAGCGATATCGATGGAAT
The DNA window shown above is from bacterium and carries:
- a CDS encoding glycosyltransferase family 4 protein; this encodes MPRLRIVHIITKLELGGAQQNTLYTVANLNHSVFEPHLISGPGGILDDEARELKDVSVRFCGELSRPIRPVADYQAYQQLRQHLKEIRPDIVHTHSSKAGVLGRLAASAEKVPVIIHTYHGFGFHRYQNAGVFKLYVALEREASRRGHHLIFVSKENRKWAEELDLLQNCSDSLIRSGVEIDPLLQAERSDAFREQLGIPKKGQAVAMIACLKPQKDPLTFVEAADIVSRKMHNAKFLLIGDGEMADAVLKRAAKMRYAHNFVHLGWRREIPEILANLDLVVLPSLWEGLPRVIPEATIAGIPVIASDIDGIREIIFDGRNGALAEPQNPQDFAEKILTALDEEWKVDSDLSRVIQHEFDIREMVRQQESLYLKLASTAEITAK